Proteins co-encoded in one Marinobacter qingdaonensis genomic window:
- a CDS encoding DegT/DnrJ/EryC1/StrS family aminotransferase yields MDAVETLISERRMAVGKLRPVGSRVPKCVKRMHGRPELDWDTRYHTECSASGTDALSMAVAVSMAGRPADSTPEVLLPAYGCPDLVAAIIAQGAKPILVDLVPDSPYMDLEHAERAITPATVALIGVGLLGVPERLDRLSELCRRKGLFLIEDSAQCFPPASTEGGWADFIVLSFGRGKPINLMGGGALLVRRDLLDRAQPVLENFPIIGFGSGLKWAFRRWLFNFLLHRIPYRVLEKLPGLKLGETRFRSLQQTQRLALPQEVLSSGVAHFSCRPPTHSGYVSELVELSKFGWRSLDGTTSPSGANRLPRNRFGLLAPSGHLRDLVEYALNDAGIGASGFYRQILPEIDGLEALFSNTDYPNARNFADRLLTLPSHEDVTEADVTRINKILRALSQE; encoded by the coding sequence ATGGACGCCGTCGAAACGCTGATCAGCGAGCGCAGAATGGCGGTGGGTAAGCTTCGGCCCGTCGGCAGCCGGGTGCCGAAATGTGTCAAACGAATGCACGGGCGCCCGGAATTGGACTGGGACACGCGATACCACACCGAGTGTTCGGCGTCCGGAACTGACGCCCTGTCTATGGCAGTGGCGGTCTCAATGGCTGGGCGTCCGGCCGACTCCACGCCTGAGGTGCTATTACCTGCATACGGTTGCCCCGATCTCGTTGCCGCCATCATTGCCCAAGGCGCCAAGCCGATTCTGGTGGATCTGGTGCCTGACTCACCGTACATGGACCTGGAACACGCGGAACGGGCTATCACCCCAGCCACCGTTGCGCTGATAGGGGTTGGTCTGCTCGGGGTTCCAGAGCGTTTGGACCGACTCTCCGAGCTTTGCCGTCGCAAGGGGCTGTTCCTGATCGAGGACTCGGCGCAATGCTTTCCACCGGCTTCAACTGAGGGGGGGTGGGCTGATTTCATCGTCTTGAGCTTCGGCCGGGGTAAGCCCATCAATCTGATGGGAGGTGGGGCATTGTTGGTACGCCGGGATCTGCTAGATCGGGCGCAGCCCGTGCTTGAAAACTTCCCGATTATTGGCTTTGGATCCGGCCTAAAGTGGGCATTCAGGCGCTGGTTGTTCAATTTTTTGCTGCACCGAATACCTTATCGTGTCCTGGAAAAGTTGCCAGGCCTGAAGCTCGGTGAGACCAGATTTAGGTCGCTTCAACAGACTCAGAGACTGGCGTTGCCACAAGAAGTGCTGTCCTCGGGCGTTGCACATTTCAGTTGTCGCCCGCCGACTCATTCTGGCTATGTTTCGGAGCTGGTGGAATTATCAAAATTTGGCTGGAGAAGCCTCGACGGAACAACTAGCCCAAGCGGTGCCAATCGATTGCCCAGGAATCGTTTTGGGCTGCTGGCACCGTCGGGCCATTTGAGAGATTTGGTTGAATACGCTCTCAATGATGCCGGGATTGGCGCCAGTGGGTTTTATCGACAGATTCTTCCGGAGATAGACGGGCTCGAAGCGCTTTTCAGTAACACGGACTACCCGAATGCACGCAACTTCGCTGACAGGTTGCTAACTCTGCCAAGTCATGAAGACGTCACTGAAGCTGATGTGACCCGTATCAACAAGATCCTACGGGCCCTCAGCCAGGAATAA
- a CDS encoding glycosyltransferase produces the protein MSTPTVVTHVISGDLWAGAEVQVFNLCMALVASPRLRLTAVVFNEGVLSQKLRSLGLKVEIADESRYGPLTLVTIIRNHCRREGTKVLHTHGFKENILGIIGKDLAGVPCSLRTVHGNPETEISFKGPHKWLIRQLDLLLGRLRQQTVVAVSSQLEATLGAQFPGKVEKIFNFVDVDGLRQQWPRAKALSTRRYRIGIVGRLVPVKRIDLFIRTIAILNQRGLPCTGVIIGSGPLEQEMRALSASLGMMEEIEFKGFIDPAYDELRKLDALLMTSDHEGLPMTLLEALAIETPVIAHRVGGIPEVLADGDCGWLVDEQTPESYAEVTIKALGAESELGEKSRKGLLHALETFSLKINTRQYEELYTR, from the coding sequence GTGAGCACCCCAACGGTGGTAACTCATGTCATTTCCGGAGACCTCTGGGCGGGTGCCGAAGTCCAGGTATTCAATCTATGCATGGCGCTGGTGGCCTCCCCCCGGCTTAGGTTGACCGCTGTCGTCTTCAACGAAGGAGTGCTGAGCCAAAAGTTACGATCCCTTGGTCTGAAAGTGGAGATAGCGGATGAGTCCAGGTATGGCCCTCTGACCCTGGTGACAATCATTCGCAACCATTGCCGACGCGAGGGAACCAAAGTGCTCCATACCCATGGATTCAAGGAAAACATACTCGGCATCATCGGCAAGGATCTGGCTGGAGTCCCCTGCTCCTTGCGAACTGTCCATGGCAACCCTGAAACGGAAATCTCTTTCAAGGGACCTCACAAATGGCTCATTCGCCAACTAGACTTGTTATTGGGACGGCTTCGCCAACAGACAGTTGTTGCGGTGTCTTCGCAATTGGAGGCGACCCTTGGGGCACAATTCCCGGGTAAGGTGGAAAAGATATTCAACTTTGTTGACGTGGATGGCCTTCGCCAGCAATGGCCAAGGGCTAAGGCACTGAGTACCAGGCGATACCGGATTGGCATCGTTGGGAGGTTGGTGCCCGTCAAGAGAATCGATTTGTTCATTCGAACCATCGCAATTCTCAACCAACGTGGACTCCCCTGCACTGGTGTAATCATAGGCTCGGGTCCCTTGGAACAAGAAATGCGTGCGCTATCCGCCAGCCTTGGAATGATGGAGGAAATTGAGTTCAAGGGTTTTATTGACCCGGCCTATGATGAACTTCGAAAGTTGGATGCGCTACTCATGACATCGGACCATGAAGGTTTGCCGATGACCTTGCTTGAGGCGCTGGCCATTGAAACTCCGGTGATTGCACACCGGGTCGGAGGCATACCGGAAGTTCTGGCCGACGGCGATTGCGGCTGGCTGGTCGATGAACAAACCCCTGAGTCTTACGCGGAGGTGACAATCAAGGCGCTGGGCGCTGAATCAGAACTCGGCGAAAAATCCAGAAAAGGACTACTGCACGCCCTCGAGACGTTCAGTCTGAAAATCAACACCAGACAATACGAAGAGCTGTATACGCGGTAG
- a CDS encoding serine aminopeptidase domain-containing protein, producing the protein MKGNIMRERVVMVGDELPLVGILCEPEKDQAKAPGTAVILLNSGVIHRVGSCRLSVTLGRALVERAGITTFRFDFSGIGDSEARRGTLTANQAAIDEIQEVMDHLQRWKGFDRFILYGLCSGAFAAYRTALADTRILATVQLDGYCYTTWKSHLMHYSPRLLSLSRWMAFLLRKLGLRKVRKGAEVSGIEEEFFEVPDFASYPPKEEVEQGLGRLNDRGLDMLYVFLGNEHYKYHGQFQDCFSGVPFNNNLTVIHRPEASHILSEPNERRAVVDAITEWVYERARAV; encoded by the coding sequence ATGAAAGGGAACATTATGCGCGAACGCGTCGTAATGGTGGGAGACGAACTGCCCCTGGTAGGAATCCTGTGCGAACCCGAAAAAGATCAAGCCAAAGCCCCGGGTACAGCGGTCATCCTGTTGAATTCCGGAGTGATTCACCGAGTGGGTTCATGTCGACTGTCGGTCACTCTGGGGCGAGCGCTGGTGGAAAGAGCCGGCATCACCACCTTCCGCTTCGACTTTTCCGGGATCGGTGACAGCGAAGCAAGGCGCGGCACACTCACCGCCAATCAGGCGGCCATCGACGAAATCCAGGAAGTCATGGACCACCTGCAACGCTGGAAGGGATTCGACCGGTTTATCCTTTACGGCCTCTGCTCAGGTGCCTTTGCCGCCTATCGCACCGCTCTCGCAGATACCCGCATCCTCGCAACCGTGCAACTGGATGGCTATTGCTACACGACCTGGAAAAGCCACTTGATGCATTACTCCCCGCGCTTGCTGTCGCTGTCTCGCTGGATGGCCTTTTTGCTGCGCAAGCTTGGCCTCCGCAAAGTGAGAAAAGGCGCTGAGGTCTCCGGTATCGAAGAGGAGTTCTTCGAAGTGCCGGATTTTGCCAGTTACCCGCCCAAAGAAGAGGTTGAACAGGGGCTTGGTCGGCTAAACGACCGGGGGCTGGACATGCTTTACGTCTTTCTCGGCAACGAACACTACAAGTACCACGGCCAATTCCAGGATTGCTTCAGTGGCGTGCCGTTCAACAACAACCTGACGGTCATCCACCGCCCCGAGGCGAGTCACATATTGTCAGAGCCAAACGAACGCAGGGCTGTCGTGGACGCCATCACCGAATGGGTCTACGAGCGCGCCCGAGCTGTTTGA
- a CDS encoding polysaccharide pyruvyl transferase family protein: protein MPKILMLSDITGLGPDYHVGDEAMAEVAIERLGKLVGKENLILGCANPAEVPNTYGIRAFAFYHVTDRNFRSLLWRNPLSYLKALLTNVYQVLKCDKVLICGGGNMTSVWPHVLESRLRLLRVANFFRKEVFLVSQTIGPYDHEHRKAVDQVLGKATWIGVRDINFSHTQISAPVHFALDDACFLERRHSDYSRSISQQGGSFACIAMRRFGGMDNEDVLRVASVIARTIRERQLKTVFIPHHAPRGTEGDIKLANGIRQLWPENGFHMVDPIPLASELKALTGDCDFVVSMRYHQLVFALSLGIPAVGVYVDEYTQAKLTGAFEALGLKPRVVSIDDADKYLDALVSEACASREEFVTAARRIQTDAKEDSERPYRLIAGLPRAESKLPINSTTEVKSS from the coding sequence ATGCCAAAAATACTCATGCTGTCGGACATTACTGGGCTCGGCCCGGACTATCACGTGGGCGACGAAGCGATGGCGGAAGTTGCCATTGAGCGACTGGGGAAACTGGTTGGGAAAGAAAACCTGATCCTCGGCTGCGCCAACCCCGCAGAGGTTCCCAACACCTATGGGATTCGAGCATTCGCCTTTTACCATGTCACCGATCGGAATTTCCGAAGTCTGCTCTGGCGCAACCCCCTTTCTTATCTCAAGGCCCTTCTTACCAACGTTTACCAAGTCCTCAAGTGTGACAAGGTCCTGATTTGTGGTGGTGGCAACATGACCAGCGTGTGGCCTCACGTTCTGGAGTCCCGGCTTAGACTCCTTCGGGTCGCCAACTTTTTCCGAAAGGAAGTCTTTTTGGTCAGCCAAACCATCGGACCGTACGACCACGAACACCGAAAGGCCGTTGATCAAGTTCTTGGCAAAGCCACATGGATCGGTGTCCGGGATATCAATTTCTCCCATACCCAAATCTCTGCACCTGTTCACTTTGCCTTGGACGACGCCTGCTTCCTGGAACGGCGGCACAGCGATTACTCGCGATCCATCAGCCAGCAAGGCGGCTCATTCGCCTGCATCGCCATGCGAAGGTTCGGCGGTATGGATAACGAGGACGTACTGCGGGTTGCTTCCGTCATAGCAAGGACGATTCGCGAGCGCCAGTTAAAGACCGTTTTCATCCCACACCACGCGCCGAGGGGCACAGAGGGCGATATTAAGTTGGCCAATGGAATCCGGCAGCTGTGGCCTGAAAACGGCTTTCATATGGTCGACCCGATCCCGCTTGCATCGGAATTAAAAGCCCTGACCGGGGACTGTGACTTTGTGGTTTCCATGCGCTATCACCAGTTGGTCTTTGCGCTGTCCCTCGGGATTCCAGCCGTGGGCGTCTACGTGGACGAGTATACCCAGGCAAAACTGACGGGCGCTTTTGAAGCGCTGGGGCTCAAACCGAGGGTGGTTTCCATAGACGACGCGGACAAATACCTCGACGCCCTGGTTTCGGAGGCCTGCGCCTCTCGCGAGGAATTCGTGACTGCCGCACGGCGTATTCAGACGGATGCAAAGGAGGACAGCGAACGTCCCTACCGTCTTATCGCAGGACTTCCCCGGGCGGAATCCAAACTGCCGATCAACTCAACCACTGAGGTGAAAAGCTCGTGA
- a CDS encoding acyltransferase: MNRPASASPQGKTELVGLTSLRGIAAILVMYHHFFFVLLPDLGKALPSKLFLKSYLCVDLFFLLSGFVLAYVYHHQFQDSVSRTTYRIFMQTRFARIYPLHFVVLMAFVAFEGLQWLLNELGIVGMSNLPTPFSGDENAETLITNLLLVQTFHWQAYWNQPAWSISAEWLIYFSLPLLMHKLLPIAGRTPVLTVATCLVPLAMIEWHFGDLGLHYAGWPMLIRCLCEAALGVAAFRWFQAGSYLKIAGASLVIPVLLFNVVLMALPGPGVVSVFGFLWLVLCCARLPGDQPHILNCGPLAYLGKISYSIYLIHWFVLDVTRDSIAFFQGTPAGALLSLTEQAILVAGLSLVVLLLSHLGYHLIEVPLRQRLKPRPLVRRFT; the protein is encoded by the coding sequence ATGAATAGGCCAGCGTCAGCGTCACCTCAGGGAAAAACAGAACTGGTCGGCCTTACCTCGCTTCGGGGCATTGCTGCAATATTGGTCATGTACCACCACTTTTTTTTCGTGCTGCTACCAGATCTTGGGAAGGCCTTACCATCAAAGCTCTTTTTAAAATCCTACCTCTGTGTCGACCTTTTCTTTCTGCTGAGCGGCTTTGTCCTGGCGTACGTTTACCACCATCAGTTTCAGGACAGTGTCTCCAGGACAACTTACCGCATCTTTATGCAGACCCGATTTGCCCGGATCTATCCGCTGCATTTCGTGGTTCTGATGGCATTTGTGGCCTTCGAGGGACTGCAATGGCTGCTGAACGAGCTTGGCATCGTGGGTATGTCTAACCTGCCGACGCCTTTCAGTGGAGATGAGAACGCCGAAACTCTGATCACTAACCTGCTCCTGGTCCAGACTTTTCATTGGCAGGCCTACTGGAACCAGCCAGCGTGGTCCATCAGTGCAGAATGGCTGATCTATTTCTCGCTTCCCTTACTTATGCATAAGCTCCTACCAATCGCCGGGAGAACGCCCGTTTTGACCGTAGCCACCTGTCTCGTCCCCCTGGCCATGATCGAATGGCATTTTGGCGATCTGGGACTGCATTATGCAGGCTGGCCGATGCTCATTCGTTGTCTCTGCGAAGCTGCACTAGGGGTGGCCGCCTTCCGGTGGTTCCAGGCAGGTTCTTATCTAAAAATCGCGGGTGCCAGTCTGGTCATACCGGTATTGCTGTTCAATGTCGTGCTGATGGCCCTTCCAGGGCCCGGAGTCGTCTCGGTCTTTGGCTTCTTATGGCTGGTACTTTGTTGCGCACGCCTGCCGGGCGACCAGCCACACATCCTGAATTGCGGTCCACTGGCCTATCTGGGGAAAATTTCCTATTCAATTTATCTGATCCACTGGTTTGTTCTCGATGTCACCCGGGACAGCATTGCTTTCTTTCAGGGCACCCCGGCCGGGGCGTTGTTGTCTTTGACTGAACAAGCCATTTTGGTGGCCGGCCTCTCGCTGGTTGTGTTGTTGCTCTCACATCTCGGCTATCACCTGATTGAAGTACCCTTGCGTCAGCGCCTTAAACCCCGCCCTCTCGTGAGGCGATTCACCTGA
- a CDS encoding oligosaccharide flippase family protein produces the protein MSQTAQMVKHSTIYAVGNISRQLVGFLMLPIYTSYLTPADYGVIGLLVFLVSLFEIILGGHMFQAVPKFYHEEDSVHRKNAVVTTAFLVTSLFSGFACLVMASFSTPISAGVFGDTQYSIYIVIFSFLILTHALEQYSLTYLRIIKRPWTFFNFSMAKLALQLTLNIITIVILEWGLMGLALSSLASSVIIALALTIYTFCHTGFSVRKAIAVNILKFSWPLWISGLIGLYIGSSNRYFVRVFSSLDDVGLFELAAKFGAIVGVLVWQPFSLYWQTERFAIAKTDNPYPAYSLAFRMITAMLFISGIWVNAFSPVIIQLMSAPPFHPSVGAVPFLVLAGIFQCLTIFNNFSFMYKNRTLELTKNSLFAAGVITVFYLVLIPLYGFVGASVALAAGSIGHYAYALYAANKLYPLKIGQKPLFVASVVLSSAALIDYLMIAQELSASTLSSKLMIAILCSALVVLSLFERVEIAGSKNHFLAIFRKD, from the coding sequence TTGAGCCAGACAGCTCAAATGGTGAAGCACTCGACCATCTATGCGGTCGGCAATATTTCTCGACAGCTGGTTGGCTTCTTGATGCTGCCTATCTACACCAGCTACCTGACTCCCGCCGATTACGGCGTTATCGGCCTACTGGTTTTTTTGGTCAGCCTGTTCGAAATCATTCTCGGCGGTCACATGTTTCAAGCGGTGCCCAAGTTTTACCACGAGGAAGATTCGGTTCACCGCAAAAATGCGGTTGTTACCACAGCGTTTCTCGTCACCTCACTGTTCAGTGGTTTTGCCTGTCTCGTGATGGCGAGTTTTTCGACCCCGATATCCGCCGGTGTTTTTGGAGACACCCAATACAGCATCTACATTGTTATCTTTTCATTTCTGATATTAACGCACGCGTTAGAGCAATACAGCCTCACATATTTGCGCATAATAAAAAGACCTTGGACATTTTTTAATTTCAGCATGGCCAAGTTGGCTCTTCAGCTAACCCTTAATATAATAACCATCGTTATCTTGGAATGGGGGCTCATGGGGCTCGCATTAAGCAGCCTCGCATCTTCAGTGATCATTGCACTTGCACTCACTATATACACTTTCTGCCATACAGGGTTTTCAGTCCGCAAGGCAATTGCAGTAAATATCCTGAAATTTAGTTGGCCGTTATGGATTTCAGGACTGATCGGACTTTACATTGGATCATCTAATCGCTATTTCGTCCGAGTGTTTTCATCGCTGGATGATGTGGGGTTATTCGAGTTGGCTGCGAAATTTGGAGCAATCGTCGGCGTGCTTGTCTGGCAGCCATTTTCCCTATACTGGCAAACCGAGCGATTTGCCATTGCCAAGACCGACAACCCTTATCCTGCCTATTCCCTGGCATTTCGAATGATAACTGCCATGCTTTTTATATCCGGAATCTGGGTAAACGCATTCTCACCGGTCATCATTCAGTTGATGTCGGCCCCGCCATTTCACCCGTCCGTTGGCGCTGTTCCCTTTCTGGTTTTGGCCGGAATATTTCAATGCCTCACCATATTCAACAACTTCAGCTTCATGTACAAAAACAGAACGCTCGAGCTTACCAAAAACAGTCTCTTCGCTGCCGGCGTCATTACTGTCTTCTATCTCGTACTGATCCCGCTCTACGGCTTCGTAGGTGCCTCGGTTGCCTTGGCGGCCGGCTCGATTGGCCACTATGCCTACGCCCTTTATGCGGCGAACAAACTATACCCACTTAAAATTGGCCAGAAACCGCTGTTTGTGGCCAGCGTGGTCCTGTCATCGGCGGCGTTGATCGACTACCTGATGATAGCTCAGGAACTGTCAGCCTCAACGCTATCTTCCAAGCTAATGATCGCGATCCTCTGCTCAGCACTGGTGGTTCTCTCCCTTTTTGAGCGTGTGGAGATTGCGGGATCTAAAAATCATTT
- a CDS encoding polysaccharide deacetylase family protein, producing the protein MAYLRSGLKYCVLAALAVYGWIRMRLTSRPTLIILTYHRILPDQHPDRHFEQPGMITAPEALRDHIRLMRSVGATPIHLNEWLSKRTRGEPLPKLSVALTFDDGWRDNYQYAFPILASENVPATVFLVTGLLDTHRVFWPEQVLRFVTARVIDESAPELRWLLPFLPAEYSPRAPLTLTQADEVINRLKALEDETILGYLSDTPQMETDEPVRYILNSAELEAMAHNDLVRFGAHTQNHFRLNRIGSALTLRNEIVGCLRDLGRLERSAVPIFCYPNGDITAAGEQLVKEHYEAACTTKTGWNPPGRDAFDLRRFNLHDGNSGSPRKLFATIGRGIL; encoded by the coding sequence TTGGCTTACCTACGATCTGGATTGAAATACTGCGTCCTTGCAGCGCTCGCCGTTTACGGCTGGATCAGGATGAGGTTAACCTCAAGACCGACGCTGATCATTCTTACCTACCACCGCATCCTTCCCGATCAACACCCCGACCGTCACTTTGAACAACCAGGCATGATTACCGCCCCGGAAGCCTTGCGGGACCACATCCGATTGATGCGGTCGGTGGGTGCGACCCCGATACACTTAAACGAGTGGTTATCAAAACGGACCCGCGGTGAGCCTTTGCCCAAGCTGTCGGTTGCGCTGACTTTTGACGACGGCTGGCGAGACAATTACCAATACGCTTTCCCAATCCTGGCGTCTGAGAATGTCCCCGCCACGGTATTTCTGGTCACAGGATTGCTCGACACCCATCGGGTATTCTGGCCCGAGCAGGTTCTGCGGTTTGTAACCGCCAGGGTCATTGACGAATCCGCCCCCGAGCTTCGATGGCTTCTCCCCTTCCTTCCTGCTGAATACTCACCTCGCGCGCCTCTGACATTGACGCAGGCCGATGAGGTGATCAACCGGCTCAAGGCACTGGAGGATGAAACCATTCTGGGCTATTTGTCAGACACCCCCCAAATGGAGACTGACGAGCCAGTCCGCTACATCCTGAACAGCGCTGAACTCGAAGCGATGGCCCACAACGATCTGGTGCGATTTGGTGCTCACACCCAGAACCACTTTCGGCTGAATCGGATCGGTTCTGCTCTCACTCTTCGAAATGAAATTGTCGGATGTCTGAGGGATCTCGGGCGACTGGAGCGGAGCGCGGTTCCCATTTTTTGCTACCCGAATGGCGACATCACGGCGGCCGGAGAACAACTGGTGAAAGAACATTACGAGGCCGCCTGCACAACCAAGACCGGCTGGAATCCTCCAGGCCGTGATGCCTTTGATCTAAGACGTTTCAATTTGCACGATGGCAACAGCGGCTCGCCCCGTAAACTCTTCGCCACAATTGGCCGGGGAATCTTGTGA
- a CDS encoding glycosyltransferase family 2 protein, which yields MLLFLFWLSLIGVGFSYFLYPLLLLVIPRRRKHTIDDTISPPPWPKVSLIVTAYNEESRIGEKITNCLAIDYPDLEILVASDCSTDATDTIVERFRKHGVVLARAQERKGKEHAQYQAIKKATGDILVFSDVATSIPEDALRKLVRYFQDPAVGAVSSEDRFVSRDGNLVGEGAYVRYEMWLRGLESERGGIVGLSGSFFAARKAVCEEHWDIYSPSDFNTALNCARNDLVAVTAPDVLGYYQDVSDPSKEYQRKIRTVIRGLTALGRHVEVLNPLRFGLFSFQVFSHKLMRWAVPWFQVLLLMTSLLLAGRGPVYQLVLLGQIAVYGLVMLGWVLPEVRNRAWVKIPYFFVQVNVAIAHATMNYLAGKRMTVWTPSKR from the coding sequence ATGTTGCTTTTCCTGTTCTGGTTGTCGTTGATTGGCGTTGGATTCAGCTATTTCCTCTATCCCCTCCTGCTTCTGGTCATTCCGAGGCGTCGCAAACACACGATCGACGACACCATTTCACCGCCACCCTGGCCTAAGGTTTCCCTCATCGTAACGGCGTACAACGAAGAATCTCGAATTGGGGAGAAAATTACCAATTGTCTCGCCATAGACTATCCGGATCTGGAAATACTCGTCGCCTCAGATTGCTCTACCGACGCGACTGACACCATCGTGGAACGTTTTCGGAAGCACGGGGTCGTTCTGGCGCGCGCGCAGGAGCGCAAAGGGAAGGAACATGCGCAGTATCAGGCCATCAAGAAAGCGACCGGTGACATTCTCGTGTTTTCGGATGTCGCTACGTCCATCCCCGAAGATGCCTTACGAAAGCTTGTCCGGTATTTTCAGGACCCTGCCGTGGGCGCCGTGTCCAGTGAAGACCGTTTTGTCAGCCGCGACGGCAATCTTGTGGGTGAGGGCGCCTATGTTCGGTATGAAATGTGGCTGCGAGGACTGGAATCGGAGCGTGGGGGAATTGTTGGGCTAAGCGGCTCTTTTTTTGCTGCCCGTAAAGCGGTTTGTGAGGAGCACTGGGATATTTATTCTCCCAGTGATTTTAACACTGCTCTGAATTGCGCAAGGAACGATTTGGTCGCGGTCACTGCCCCCGACGTGCTTGGTTACTACCAGGACGTGAGTGACCCCTCCAAGGAATACCAGAGGAAAATACGAACCGTTATTCGGGGCTTGACCGCCCTGGGGCGCCACGTCGAAGTGCTTAATCCCCTCCGTTTCGGCCTGTTCTCCTTCCAGGTTTTTAGTCATAAGCTGATGCGCTGGGCGGTACCCTGGTTTCAGGTGCTATTGTTGATGACATCGTTGCTGTTGGCTGGACGTGGACCGGTGTATCAGCTGGTGCTGCTGGGTCAGATTGCGGTGTACGGACTGGTTATGCTGGGGTGGGTGTTGCCCGAGGTCAGGAATCGCGCCTGGGTGAAGATTCCGTATTTTTTTGTGCAGGTCAACGTTGCCATTGCACACGCGACGATGAATTACCTTGCCGGTAAGCGGATGACGGTATGGACGCCGTCGAAACGCTGA
- a CDS encoding glycosyltransferase family 4 protein, with the protein MLVLFHCESNPGYAASSHEHTFLEVAKTLTGDFRNIHYAYANLDRGMTPSLPSELTNVLHLDTRWSDPASLRQTEEYVRTQRITRLLGFDQPVSRPMYQALRRGGIRTFVSYWGAPMSSLNNGFKLLLKKLEVSARRYGPDHYIFQSAGMRDTAVNGRGIPYAKTSIVKTGIDTERYAPDEAKRFYAHDCFDIPRNRKIIVFSGHMERRKGVHVILQAAKVLTQELGHRDAHFLILGNRPGEQKLFEQYLQEPEVNNHITFGGYRTDVPDLLKSCSIGMIASVVWDSFPMSSLEMAATQLPLLVSDLPGLNEAVTPDTGMKFPVEDHVDAAQKLRLLLTDSNLLSNMGKQGRARVIENYSRKSQSEGIVSIFNSLELATEFAL; encoded by the coding sequence ATGCTGGTTTTGTTTCATTGTGAGTCCAATCCAGGCTATGCAGCCTCAAGCCATGAACATACCTTCCTCGAAGTGGCCAAAACCCTCACCGGCGATTTCAGAAACATCCATTACGCCTACGCAAATCTGGACCGGGGAATGACCCCATCCTTGCCGAGTGAACTGACCAACGTTCTCCACCTGGATACCCGTTGGTCAGACCCCGCATCCTTGCGGCAGACGGAGGAGTACGTTCGGACGCAAAGAATTACGCGCCTTCTGGGTTTTGATCAGCCGGTTTCACGCCCCATGTACCAGGCTCTCAGACGGGGTGGTATTCGCACCTTCGTGTCATATTGGGGCGCCCCCATGAGCTCACTGAACAACGGGTTCAAACTGTTGCTGAAAAAGCTTGAGGTTTCGGCCCGACGGTACGGCCCGGACCACTACATCTTTCAATCCGCCGGTATGCGCGACACGGCCGTCAACGGCCGCGGCATCCCCTACGCCAAAACATCGATCGTAAAAACCGGTATCGACACAGAGCGCTACGCGCCGGATGAGGCCAAACGCTTCTATGCTCATGATTGCTTTGATATTCCCAGGAACCGAAAAATAATCGTGTTCTCGGGGCATATGGAGCGCCGGAAAGGTGTCCACGTCATCCTCCAAGCAGCGAAGGTGCTTACCCAGGAGCTTGGGCACAGGGATGCGCACTTTCTGATCCTCGGCAACCGCCCAGGAGAGCAAAAACTCTTTGAGCAATACCTGCAGGAGCCTGAGGTCAACAACCACATAACCTTTGGGGGTTACAGGACGGACGTTCCCGATCTCCTGAAAAGCTGTTCGATCGGTATGATTGCGTCCGTGGTTTGGGACTCATTCCCTATGTCGTCACTGGAGATGGCGGCCACGCAACTTCCTTTGCTCGTGTCTGATTTACCTGGTCTCAATGAGGCGGTTACCCCAGACACCGGAATGAAATTCCCGGTTGAAGATCATGTCGATGCCGCCCAAAAGCTTCGGTTGTTGCTGACCGATTCGAATCTACTCTCGAACATGGGAAAACAGGGTCGGGCACGGGTGATTGAAAACTACTCCCGAAAGTCTCAATCGGAGGGAATCGTAAGCATTTTTAACTCCTTGGAACTTGCCACGGAGTTTGCACTTTGA